The region CAAGACCAGGAGTCAGGAACCTTTTGGGCGGACAGAGCCATAAAtgcccaatttaaaaaaataatttcctatGAGAGCCatgccgtttaaaaaaaaaactataggttaaatacaattaaattccctaagaccaacgattttttgagtgtacgaatgtattgtttttaataacGTTTTTAATGTCGccaaaagagccatatctgGCAGCGACAAACCTAAATTAGACAAAATCCAGAATGTGCACCAATTTTTATGGCAGATCATCTAAACATGCCAACCTGAAAAAAGAACCGTTCAACTAAATGACAGCTCCATTAATGACAGTCAGTGCAAAATAGGCCTCTAATGCCCTAACGTTAAAAGACGCCTGGTACTCTTCTGAAGTTAAGTAACAAAGCCACTAGATGAGGAAACATGCAAACCCTTCAATGATAATATTGTTTAACATCAGAAGTGTTTGTGGGCATTTTGAATAAAATTCAGCGAGCTGATTTTGGTGGCGACATTGATCACCATCACATCCTCGCCATCATGGCCGCACCCTTTGGATGCACTGATAAGCTACAAATCTGCATGACAATAGGATCTCTCTTCTGATTGGTTGACGCAAATCACAAGCTGTTAAATTGATTCCGAGGTTAAAGTAAATAAATGAGCGAATAAAGGGAGGGGGGTGCCAAATTGAGATTAGGGAGGCTAAAACCTAAAAAGAAGCCGCAGTCAGTCACCCTTCACAGTCTTAAAGCCTTTATAGCCGAGTCCAAAGCGCTTGCGTCGCACTCGGGCAATTTCCTGTGTGGTCTGGGGACTattcacgcacacgcgcacagatCCATCCACTCAAAGGAGCAAGGAAAAACACAGTCGTTTCAAAAGGAAGCGTTGCAACTGCGTGGAGTACAATCAGGGTAAACTTGCAATGGGCTGAGGAGAGGTATGCCCCCGACAGGTATAGTTGAGAGATAGCTGAGATGATTATTTacgcaacaacaaaacaaaggcacttttttttttttttttttttccctttatgaAACGATGGTAAACCTTGAAGAGGTCAGCTTGTGGAGTAATCTTATTAAATGTCTAAtgtaagaaaagaaagaacaatCCTCGGGCATTGTTTTTCATATCAAACCGGATCAAAGCATAAAATCAAGCTGGATCATTACAGAGGGTTGCTACCTAGTCGCAGCCTCCTATGATAACTACAAAAATCGAATTAGTCATCAAGTTTAGTTTGTTCGCATGTGACTACAACCTGGAAATCTATTATCAAATGTGTATAGAATAATTCATGTGTAGAATCTGTGAGATCTAGTTGTGTATTTGAAGGGAGTCACCTGAGACAACACGGTTGTGAAGTGCTTTTGTCCACaagacaatttttgaagaagatTCCTAAAAAAACCTCAGTTCACTCCCAAAGACGTTCTCAGTCTTTTAACTGCGACGCTTTAGGGCGAAAGTAGGTGATACTGTTGGTGGTGGCGGGTGTTAAGGCATGGTGTCCGTTTGGGAACTAACGGTCATTTCTGGTGGAAAAGGAGAGCTTTGACGCCCCCGGCCTTGACTTTGGGAAGCTGGTGGCTGATGATCTCGGCCAGCATTTCCGGGAACTCCACACTCAGCGATTTATTCACAAAGGTGTAAAAGCAGAAGTTGAGAAGCCCGCCGACCATCTGCGCACACACAACGGTCACGCAGGCAATCAATTGACATCACTTTTCCAAACCAAGTCAGAAGTCAAGTCATTCCTAAGTGTTTGGCAAGCAACCAAAAATCCCACTTGAGCCCAACGCATGTTACTTTTCCATCTTATGTGATTTCTCACCTCATGCATGGAGTCCATCAGCTTGGTGAGCTGGTAAAAACGCTGCCAGTTCTGGCTGGAGTTCTCCTCTCGCTTCACAATGGCTTTCCCCAGTTCCTTGATGTATGACATCCGGATCTCGTCGAAAGCCGCCTGACTCCTCAGGCCGTCCTTTGGCACTGCCGGAGTAGGGAGTTGCGCGTTAACCGCTGCGGACTGCCGGCAAGGAAAGCGTGACGGGACCAAGAGACTCACCCGTGCTGAGAAGCAGCAGGACCTTCATGCAAAGATACTCGTCGTGGGAAACCTGCAGCCGGACAAACTCGCTGGCAATCCTCATCATTTGCTCGCACTGTTCGGCCATGTAGGGCAACTTCATCTGCTCCCTTCAATCAAAGTGGAAAGAGCGAGAGTCAAGGCGGGAGGGAGCAGTGCGTTTAACGTAGGTACGCGACAAATGTTTGCCGCACATACTCGTTCATGATGAGGTCCGGCGCAAAAAAGAGGATGCTGCCGTTACACTGCTGGTAAGACCTCCAGCCCAGGCTAAAAGACATAAGGAAGAGCCACGAGCACTGGAGCAGGGTCATCTGGTCGTCGAGGTGGAGGTTCCGGAAACCTGAGCGGGACGACAGCGCGGTTGAAGACCGACAAAAGGCGAGTTAGCCTTGCCCGAGAAACCCACCTGGCAAAGCCTTGGCCCACTTGACGGCCGAGATGAGCTGCCGGCCGCCCAGTCTGTTGAGGGAGGTGAGGAAGCGAGCGAGGGTGTCGGGGAGGGTGTTGTCGTAGCCCGCGTAGAGGGTGTCCGGCTCGATGGCCTTGAGAAGGGACAGCATTGTGGGGGCCAGCAGCGGCGTACACTTGGGCACGATCGCCTGAGGTTCGGCCAGCTTCGGGGGGAGCAGCTCGGGCGGGTTGCTCGTCTGGGCACCTTTGAGGCGGTTATTCTTCTTGGTTTTGCGCGCTGAAGACAAGTCAATGAAGATAAGTCAAGAGGATCATAAACGGACTCCCGGCGGGTGTAGCGGTGCGCGACCTTCGAGATTCATGCCCGCCATCAGACACTTGCGGAAGCGGCAGGCTGGGCAGTTTTTCCTGCGGATTTTATCGATGATGCAGTCGTTTCTTCCAGCGCACAAGTAGTTATGTTGGCCTGAGAAGCAACGGGAGAAGAGCCATGTTAGCGCAAAGTTCCAAGAACTAAATGCAGTGGGCAAATAATTATGTTGGCCTGAGAAGCAACGGGAGAAGAGCCGTGTTAGCGCCAAGTTCCAAGAACTAAAAATGCAGTCAACCTCCGTTCCATTGCAGATGCATTATGAATTTTGGCAACCACTTTAAGAAGTATAGGCTCATCTGAATATAGAGTTATGGCATGGCAGCTTCACCTTCTACTGCTCTTTTGAAGAAGACCTTGCAGCTCCCGCATGTGAGCACACCGTAGTGGAACCCGGAAGCCTCGTCGGAGCACACAAAGCAGATTTTGTGAGCGCCACTCTTGCCCTGGGTTGATGACGACGGTGCCATGGTGCCTTCCGGTCGGGAAGTCGAGCTGAGGGTGAGACAATCAGATCATGAGAGGTGAAGGACGGCCTTGTCAATTCTATTCGCATTCCaacaaacaaactaaaaaaTTCTGATGAGCAAGAAAAACAAGTTTGATTCCCACAACTTACATTCGAGGATTCGGTGCATAATTGTAACGGTCACTTCAATGGACAGGCTTATCCATATTTGATGCACAAAATTTAAAACTAAAGGTCGCCCTTGCAAGTCATTGACAGCTCCTTAATTTCTAAAACGCCAGGTACAATTTTGCACATTGTCCTG is a window of Syngnathus typhle isolate RoL2023-S1 ecotype Sweden linkage group LG1, RoL_Styp_1.0, whole genome shotgun sequence DNA encoding:
- the nr3c1 gene encoding glucocorticoid receptor isoform X1; this translates as MDNSEVKLTLSRDDRAGKPVNIQTPVGDSPLKVPPLSVSNSPASVLLPSSQLMQPGQSNGLNSSPALVEVASSSITANVGALQEDPQPKGLTKDQKLLSSSRLNFEEKLPQSGGRIAHLTPSSMDSLIGGSDPSFFTMKTEDFSLDKVGHDPIDLDHAFEHIGKDIDMNQKLFSDNTMDLLSDFELNGSPSDFYVGDDAFLSTLADDALLPDVTQEKEIKPVTAENANSSGPLAFNGNNIITSPDQSSSNISTNVAPNPILIKKEKDGSFIQLCTHGVINHEKMSYCQISSTTSSDLPASSPISICGVSTSGGQSFHFGLGPQPLKDQKVVTCQYVPVGAPWNQGLTPGQASGLNQVSEAFSATPTYRSGFASSTSRPEGTMAPSSSTQGKSGAHKICFVCSDEASGFHYGVLTCGSCKVFFKRAVEGQHNYLCAGRNDCIIDKIRRKNCPACRFRKCLMAGMNLEARKTKKNNRLKGAQTSNPPELLPPKLAEPQAIVPKCTPLLAPTMLSLLKAIEPDTLYAGYDNTLPDTLARFLTSLNRLGGRQLISAVKWAKALPGFRNLHLDDQMTLLQCSWLFLMSFSLGWRSYQQCNGSILFFAPDLIMNEEQMKLPYMAEQCEQMMRIASEFVRLQVSHDEYLCMKVLLLLSTVPKDGLRSQAAFDEIRMSYIKELGKAIVKREENSSQNWQRFYQLTKLMDSMHEMVGGLLNFCFYTFVNKSLSVEFPEMLAEIISHQLPKVKAGGVKALLFHQK
- the nr3c1 gene encoding glucocorticoid receptor isoform X2, whose translation is MQPGQSNGLNSSPALVEVASSSITANVGALQEDPQPKGLTKDQKLLSSSRLNFEEKLPQSGGRIAHLTPSSMDSLIGGSDPSFFTMKTEDFSLDKVGHDPIDLDHAFEHIGKDIDMNQKLFSDNTMDLLSDFELNGSPSDFYVGDDAFLSTLADDALLPDVTQEKEIKPVTAENANSSGPLAFNGNNIITSPDQSSSNISTNVAPNPILIKKEKDGSFIQLCTHGVINHEKMSYCQISSTTSSDLPASSPISICGVSTSGGQSFHFGLGPQPLKDQKVVTCQYVPVGAPWNQGLTPGQASGLNQVSEAFSATPTYRSGFASSTSRPEGTMAPSSSTQGKSGAHKICFVCSDEASGFHYGVLTCGSCKVFFKRAVEGQHNYLCAGRNDCIIDKIRRKNCPACRFRKCLMAGMNLEARKTKKNNRLKGAQTSNPPELLPPKLAEPQAIVPKCTPLLAPTMLSLLKAIEPDTLYAGYDNTLPDTLARFLTSLNRLGGRQLISAVKWAKALPGFRNLHLDDQMTLLQCSWLFLMSFSLGWRSYQQCNGSILFFAPDLIMNEEQMKLPYMAEQCEQMMRIASEFVRLQVSHDEYLCMKVLLLLSTVPKDGLRSQAAFDEIRMSYIKELGKAIVKREENSSQNWQRFYQLTKLMDSMHEMVGGLLNFCFYTFVNKSLSVEFPEMLAEIISHQLPKVKAGGVKALLFHQK